The following proteins are co-located in the Silene latifolia isolate original U9 population chromosome 1, ASM4854445v1, whole genome shotgun sequence genome:
- the LOC141613938 gene encoding uncharacterized protein LOC141613938 isoform X1 gives MSGVIVEAVKVVAGPVKTLVIDKITNYVKFINSYDDNMDGLLDQLKILCAKKLDIDAKVMKGKQNLEVMTRETANWRNSLIKLIEREEMKKLMKEERVAAIVVKMLEHRVLKKLWDNDREIFDIVVRVVKKKCNQEVVDAGEGDEEEDADFKKVAKIASDVMRDIAEEFKKFVKRDDTAVVVIKVLNTDDLEKLRKDGEEMAKILSKAEGIVRKEADHSDHGEEELLLPKHNEDVQPVNESFIKEKVASWRKCMGSLTAFLDDENFKKGLPDGAMLGLEVMDALSKSIVSEQVEKNDKSHRSCD, from the exons ATGTCGGGGGTGATAGTAGAAGCCGTAAAAGTTGTGGCAGGGCCTGTTAAGACTTTGGTTATTGATAAAATAACAAACTATGTGAAGTTCATCAATAGTTATGATGATAACATGGATGGTCTGCTGGATCAGCTGAAAATTTTATGTGCGAAGAAGCTGGACATTGATGCAAAAGTGATGAAAGGCAAGCAGAATTTGGAGGTGATGACAAGAGAAACTGCAAATTGGCGGAATAGTTTGATAAAGTTGATTGAGAGGGAAGAAATGAAAAAGCTCATGAAAGAGGAAAGGGTGGCTGCAATTGTGGTGAAAATGTTAGAACATCGTGTTTTGAAGAAGTTGTGGGATAATGATAGAGAGATTTTCGACATTGTTGTCCGTGTGGTGAAGAAGAAGTGCAATCAAGAGGTCGTTGATGCTGGAGAAGGTGATGAGGAAGAGGATGCTGATTTCAAGAAAGTCGCCAAGATAGCCAGCGATGTTATGCGGGATATTGCTGAGGAATTTAAGAAGTTTGTAAAAAGGGATGACACGGCTGTTGTTGTTATTAAAGTGTTGAACACTGATGATCTCGAGAAGCTCAGGAAAGACGGCGAGGAGATGGCCAAGATTTTGAGTAAAGCGGAGGGTATCGTTCGGAAGGAGGCTGATCATAGTGATCATGGTGAAGAGGAATTACTGCTCCCTAAACATAATGAGGATGTCCAACCAGTTAATGAAAGTTTCATCAAAGAGAAAGTTGCAAGTTGGCGTAAATGTATGGGGAGCTTGACGGCCTTTCTGGATGATGAGAACTTCAAAAAGGGTCTCCCAGATGGTGCAATGTTGGGGTTGGAAGTCATGGATGCTTTGAGCAAGAGTATCGTGTCGGAGCAGGTTGAAAAGAACGACAAATCACACAG ATCCTGTGACTAG
- the LOC141613938 gene encoding uncharacterized protein LOC141613938 isoform X2 has product MKGKQNLEVMTRETANWRNSLIKLIEREEMKKLMKEERVAAIVVKMLEHRVLKKLWDNDREIFDIVVRVVKKKCNQEVVDAGEGDEEEDADFKKVAKIASDVMRDIAEEFKKFVKRDDTAVVVIKVLNTDDLEKLRKDGEEMAKILSKAEGIVRKEADHSDHGEEELLLPKHNEDVQPVNESFIKEKVASWRKCMGSLTAFLDDENFKKGLPDGAMLGLEVMDALSKSIVSEQVEKNDKSHRYCG; this is encoded by the coding sequence ATGAAAGGCAAGCAGAATTTGGAGGTGATGACAAGAGAAACTGCAAATTGGCGGAATAGTTTGATAAAGTTGATTGAGAGGGAAGAAATGAAAAAGCTCATGAAAGAGGAAAGGGTGGCTGCAATTGTGGTGAAAATGTTAGAACATCGTGTTTTGAAGAAGTTGTGGGATAATGATAGAGAGATTTTCGACATTGTTGTCCGTGTGGTGAAGAAGAAGTGCAATCAAGAGGTCGTTGATGCTGGAGAAGGTGATGAGGAAGAGGATGCTGATTTCAAGAAAGTCGCCAAGATAGCCAGCGATGTTATGCGGGATATTGCTGAGGAATTTAAGAAGTTTGTAAAAAGGGATGACACGGCTGTTGTTGTTATTAAAGTGTTGAACACTGATGATCTCGAGAAGCTCAGGAAAGACGGCGAGGAGATGGCCAAGATTTTGAGTAAAGCGGAGGGTATCGTTCGGAAGGAGGCTGATCATAGTGATCATGGTGAAGAGGAATTACTGCTCCCTAAACATAATGAGGATGTCCAACCAGTTAATGAAAGTTTCATCAAAGAGAAAGTTGCAAGTTGGCGTAAATGTATGGGGAGCTTGACGGCCTTTCTGGATGATGAGAACTTCAAAAAGGGTCTCCCAGATGGTGCAATGTTGGGGTTGGAAGTCATGGATGCTTTGAGCAAGAGTATCGTGTCGGAGCAGGTTGAAAAGAACGACAAATCACACAGGTACTGTGGCTAG
- the LOC141589708 gene encoding putative disease resistance protein At4g27220, which produces MEGLESREAVMRKILVALKDGQINFVGVYGMGGCDSRGAMLNSGGWWVLVRRESNSGKTTLAKEVAHKRASDLFDKRVIVEVSDAPNMKGIQNQIAVGIGLTLNDMHTVAQRARILYNKLKSENILIILDNVWKKLKLDEVGIPRESTKDFYCKLLIITREKQVCRFMDVLEVNIFKVGLLNEREALNLFENQIEKKVDGGEFKPVADRLLRKCGGLPLAIATTASALRGKNMAMWCHFAETTEKPISSQVSSEYRETYSILETSYKLIDIEEKKIFLSLACLSPLDSAVTVDDLMRYGIGLDLFQSFNGLSEAIEQANTWANELISSSLLSKGDSDGEMKIHDLVRASAISYIDKVHYKWYQRRLILSSEKLSAIVDLDEA; this is translated from the exons ATGGAGGGCTTGGAATCAAGAGAAGCAGTTATGAGGAAAATATTGGTTGCTTTAAAAGATGGTCAAATTAACTTTGTTGGTGTATATGGCATGGGCGGTTGCG ATTCAAGAGGTGCCATGTTgaatagtggtgggtggtgggtgCTTGTTCGGAGGGAATCCAACTCAG GAAAAACAACGTTAGCAAAAGAAGTTGCCCATAAAAGAGCTAGTGATTTATTTGACAAAAGGGTAATCGTAGAAGTTTCTGATGCTCCAAATATGAAAGGCATTCAAAATCAAATTGCTGTAGGAATTGGCTTAACGTTGAATGATATGCACACTGTTGCTCAAAGAGCCCGCATTCTTTACAATAAACTGAAATCAGAGAATATACTCATAATCCTTGACAACGTATGGAAAAAACTTAAGTTAGATGAAGTCGGGATTCCTCGCGAAAGTACTAAAGATTTCTATTGTAAACTCTTGATTATAACAAGAGAAAAACAGGTGTGTAGGTTCATGGATGTCCTAGAAGTTAATATATTTAAGGTGGGTTTATTAAACGAAAGAGAAGCTTTAAATCTCTTTGAAAACCAAATTGAAAAGAAAGTTGATGGTGGAGAGTTTAAACCCGTCGCGGATAGATTATTGAGGAAGTGTGGTGGGTTACCTCTTGCAATTGCCACAACAGCAAGTGCATTAAGGGGTAAAAATATGGCAATGTGGTGTCATTTTGCAGAGACGACAGAAAAGCCTATCTCATCTCAAGTTAGCAGTGAGTATCGTGAGACGTACTCAATTCTCGAAACAAGTTACAAGCTTATAGatattgaagaaaaaaaaatatttttgtctCTTGCTTGTTTATCTCCATTGGATTCAGCTGTTACAGTGGACGACTTGATGAGATATGGCATTGGGTTGGATTTATTTCAAAGTTTCAACGGCCTTTCAGAAGCCATAGAGCAAGCAAATACATGGGCTAATGAACTTATTTCATCGTCATTGTTATCAAAAGGTGATTCAGATGGGGAAATGAAGATTCATGATCTTGTTCGTGCATCTGCTATCTCATATATTGATAAAG TGcattacaagtggtatcagagacggTTAATCCTGTCTTCTGAGAAACTTTCCGCCATTGTTGACCTGGATGAAGCTTGA